The DNA window TACAGCATTGAGTATGACGGACCCAAAGAAGACAGTATTAAATCCGTCGGGTTTCTGGTTCAGCCGATACCTGCTATGATCATTGCGATTATGATTCTTTTAATGATCCAGTTGCAAAGTATTCCCAAAATGATTTTGACCTTGCTTACAGCGCCGTTGGGCATTATCGGCGTCGCTGCCGGCCTGGTTCTTATCAACAGTCCGATGGGTTTTGTCGTCCAACTAGGCATCCTGGCTTTAGCGGGGATCATTATGCGCAATAGCGTTATCTTGATGGACCAGATAGAACAATTGCTGGCATCCGGCGAAACTCTCTGGGACGCTATTATTAATGCCACCGTCATTCGGCTGCGCCCCATCCTTCTGACAGCCGCGGCGGCCATTCTAGGGATGCTCCCGTTGGTTTCCAGTATCTTCTGGGGGCCGATGGCCATCGCCATTGCGTCGGGATTAATGGGTGCCACCGTTTTAACCCTCATGGTATTGCCGGTCATGTATGCTGCCTGGTATAAAGCGAAGCCTGATACCAGTGTACAAAGTTCTGTAAGTTCCACCACCAGCAGCCATTCTGTTTAATTTTTCAACTGCCGGATGTCCGTTACTGCGTATCCCAGCAAAACCATCGCGGCCCTTTTCACAGATTAGTTTCATTGACAGCGGTGAATACGGCGTAATGGCAGGCACTGTTAACCTCACGGCATCGCCCTGTCCCCGGCTGTTTTGGCTGGTAACACCTCCAGCTATTGTAATATGGAAACTAGTCCCGCCAAGAGGAGGCTACGATGCCTTATGACTCACTTGCCTAAAGGGGTGTGCTACGCATGCACGATTTGAAAGGTAAAATTCTTGCTGCTGCCAAGAGGCGCTTTTCCCGCTTTGGGTTTCAAAAAACTACCGTAGATGAAATCTGCCGTGACTGTCAAATCTCTAAAAAAACCTTATATCAGCATTTTTCCAGCAAAAATGAATTATTTCAAATCTTGTCTGCCACGGAAATTGAGCGAGTCCGGCAATCCTTGTTGGCGCAAGTACAGGCACAAGCAAATCAGTCTCCCCTTCAGCAGTTAACCCAACTATTGCAGGCAATGATTGTCTATTGGCACGACGACCAATTTATCATGACCATACTTAAAGACAATGATCCGCTATTTCCTGCTTTCCGGACGGATTTCGACTATCAGGCTATGCTAGAAAAAGCAATGCTCCCCCTGATTGCAAGGATAATCAGCAACGGAAAATCGCTGCACCATTTTCGTGATGTCGATGAAGCAGTTGTCTCTCCAATCATACTTAAGCTGGTACAAATGATTATTTCATCAAAGGACCTTGGCTTTGCTACTCTCTCCAAAGCGGATTTTTATGCAGCGCTGCTCACGGACCTGCTGATCAACGGACTTACCGAAAAACAATCCTCGAATTGAACCCATCTGCCTGTTCCTATTGACCAAGAATGAATAACCTAACGCGGAGCAGCTTTCTGGTCCCCGCCTAAAATGAGGAGGTGTCGGTGACATGGAATGGCTTGGGCTATCCTGGTGGTTTTCATTAGGCGTCGTATTGATTGCCCTCATATTGTACACCGCAAACATACTGTGTGCTTTTTCCCGGTGGTACTGGCTCCCGTCTGATGATGAAGATGCCTCGGAACGGTATCGTCATCAATGCCTGGGTAAAGGAAAAAGCGAGGCCCCTTTCGATATTACGTTAAAAAAGAAAAACTGTTAGCAAATATGGACCGCTTAATTCAGAAAGTAAAGCACTTGCGGCGAACCGGGCAAGAAGTCGCCTTATTGACGCAGCAAACCGGCTGGAAGGAAGCACACCTTTAAGGGAATTCAGAACCATTGGTAGTATCAATTTATCAGAACAAATGATAAATTGATACTACCAGTTGAAAGTAAGGTGGACATCGTGCAGCTGCCGATGGATCAATATGGTCTTGAGAAAGAACGTCTGCTACAGGAATTTAACCGTATCAGAACCTTTTCTATTGATATGGCAGAAATACCTGTCTGCGCAGCATCAGTGCTTGCAGGGCAAAGCCTGCAGCAAGCCTGGACTAAGGGGGATCTGACCTTACTCCCTGTCGCCATCTATCGGAACAACCGATTTCTTCTTATTGCCCTTCACAAAGAACGGCTTCACCCCGGAGATACGCTGCTTGTGTTTGGTCAGCTTTCCTCCATCCAGGAATTAAAACGGTTAGCCGCTCCCACATCAGCCTATGGCTAAGCATCCTGTTAGTTATGAATCGGCCAAAAAAAATTAGATAAATATATAAGTTAAGCAGCGAGAGGGTTTGCCACCTGTGTAAAGCAGGGGGCATAAACCCGACGTCATCCTGGGCTATGACTGCAACCTTTCCGAGTGTTTTCCTATTTGTCACCGTTCGCTCAGGCCTCGAAATCAATTGCAACCACTTGAGCCCGAATCTCTTCAATATACTTTCCCACTTCCACATGCGCCGGATGCGATATATAGGCATCAAGATCTTCTTTGGAATCAAAGTGGGCAATCATGACTATATCGTAAGAGATAGGCGCACGTACGAAATCCACTCCGATTGTTATATTCCGCAAATACTTAATCTGCCCTTTCATGCCCAGCAGACGATTTTTCAGCGCGTCAATACTTTCTTTACCGGTATCATTTAACTTTAATGCAACAATGTGTGTAATCATATTTGAGAACCCTCCTCTTGGGCAAAACAGCCCGGTGTATTATACTTCGAGTTACAGAGATTAATTCGGTTGTTGGGATAAACCAGCAAATTAGTCAACATCAATCTTGCTATAGCTTTCGAAACTGATCAGCGTCTCCGAAGAGAGAAAAGTAATCCGGAACATCTTCAATGCCCCTCCCAGTCTGCCCCAGGCTGCTACAACCCCTGTTCTTTATCTCCCGCTTTCAGGCAATCCATTTTATAAATTGATCATTCTTCGTTGATCAATCGTTATTCTTCATACTATCACATCAAAATCAATTGCGATAACGAATAATATTGATTAGGTAGTTCGATAAAATCGATCAATGCTTCTAAGTCGTGGCTTCTCCTTATTAAAAAATAATCCGACCCGGGACACAAAAACACGGTTTATACGGGACTACCCGTATAAACCGTGTTTCTTTATTTTGATTATCACATATACTCTTTCTAAAGAAAAGCTGTAGCCTACCCCCTACAGCCGAATTACCATTTTTCTTTGCAAATCTCCAAAAATGCCGCTAACGCCGATGATACCCATTTATCTTTGTGGTACACTACCTGAATCAGAAGATTTAAATCAAGTCCGCGAAAATTAAGTTTCTTCAATTGATTAGACCTGACTTCGTCCTCCACGGCAAACAGGGGCAGCAGCGTTACTCCCAGACCAAACGCAGACAGGCATTTTAACGTCTGAATGCTGCCACCTTCCGACATCAGTTGCAATGAAGCACCGGTATTCTCCAGCGCTCTTTGAAAAAGCGCCCGCCAACTGCAGCCTTCTCCCGTCATCAGAAGCGGATACTCTGCCACGTCTTCCGCATATACATGTTCTTTTCCGGCCAAAGGATGCTCTGATGATGTCAAGAAAGCAAATGGCGCACTTCGTTCCTTATCCACGACAAATTCCGGAACCGACAGACTACGGTCAATTAAAATGGCCACATCAATCTGATTTTCTCTAAGCGCGGACTCAAAATCACACCAGGAACCCATTTTTATCGCAAGCTGCACATCGGGATACCGGCGATTGTATTCGTGCAAAATTTCCGGCAAGAAAAAGGTACAGATCGATTCATGGGCGCCCACAATTAATTTCCCTTTGGGCAGCTCCGACGCAGAAACCGAGCCTTTGGCTCTTTCCCAGAGATTGATCATTTGGCGCGCATGCATTAAAAATTCCTCGCCTTCCGCCGTCAGGGATATCTTTTTACCCAGCCGCTCAAACAGACTGACCCCTAATTCCTTTTCCAGCAACTGAACCTGCGAGGTAATCGACGACTGTACATAGCCGAGCTGTCCGGCTGCCCGTGTAAAACTATTCAATGTTGCAACCGTTACAAACGCCTTTAGCTGCTTAATATCCATATTTCTATTATCATCTCATTTGTCGATTTATTATCAGTAAATCATCTTATATCTCGATTTATTTTTTATATTATCATATAGCGACACGAAACGCCATCCCTTCAGTCCGTTTTGCCAGCGCTACATCATACAGGTCCTGGGCGGCGGCAGTTCGCGCCTGGCGGGACTTACCTTTGCCATCCTGCGCATTGCCTTGAACAAAGCCTTTCATGAAAAAATCCTGCACCGGTCAAATTGCTATAAAAACGACAAAAAAGGCTTTACGAAAGTATCGTAAAACCTTTGAAATATCAATGGCGACCCCGGCAGGATTCGAACCTGCGACCTTTTGATTCGTAGTCAAACGCTCTATCCAGCTGAGCTACGGAGTCATCTCGTCAGCCATTAACCGGCCAACGAAAATTATTATATCACTTTTAAATAAGTAGTGTCAACTACTATTATTATATTTTCTTAAAATACATCAGCGGTCCCGTTCATTTTATTCACAGGCCGTGGATATCTTAGGGGAAAATGTCCTGTTTATTGTAGATAACTACTGTGCATAATGGGAGGGTAAAACAGTTATTCAGCAAGTTGTCCACCTTTTGCACAGGTTTATCCACAGAAACAATGGAGATTTTATGCGAAAATCAGGTTTTTTCCACAATTGTCATAGAAGCGTTTTCCACTTATCCACATTTACATAGAAATTGTGAATAAAAATGTGGATAAGTTGTTATTGCCCTGTTAGTTAAAATAATTGATACCGGCCTGGAAAATTTGTTGGTCTTTATTACCGGGAACGTTCTTGGCAATCTGCTCGCCAGTCCGCTCGGAATGACCCATTTTACCCAGTATTCTGCCATCCGGACTGGTAATGCCTTCGACAGCTTCGACCGAGCCGTTCGGGTTGTGGCTAATATCCATGGACGGATTACCGTCAAAATCCACATACTGAGTGGCAATCTGGCCTTGCTGAATCAGTTGGCTGATCATCGCCGGGCTGGCCACAAACCGGCCTTCACCGTGCGACATGGCAACAGTATGGATATCGCCCACTTCCACCCGGCTGAACCAGGGAGACAGGTTGGAGACCACTTTAGTTTTCGACAGGCAGGATATATGGCGTCCCAGTGTGTTATAGGTCAACGTCGGGCAATCGGGTGTAAGGTCGCGGATTTCGCCGTAGGGCACCAGTCCCAATTTAATGAGTGCCTGGAAACCGTTGCAGATGCCCAGCATCAGGCCGTCCCGCTTTTGCAGCAGTTCGGTTACCGCTTCCCTGACGCGGGGGTTTCTAAACAAGGTAGCAATAAACTTGCCGGAGCCGTCCGGTTCGTCACCGGCGCTAAAGCCTCCCGGCAGCATAATAATCTGCGACTGACTGATGGCGTCTACCGTGGCGGCAATAGCCTCTTCCACGGCAGACGGTGTCAGGTTACGGATAACCAGCGTCTGCGGCAGGCTGCCGGCTTGCGCAAAGGCCCGGGCTGAGTCGTATTCGCAGTTTGTGCCGGGGAATACGGGAATAAACACCCGCGGCTTAGCGATCCGTACAGCCGGTTTGCGGCTATTCCTTCCGGTAAAGGCAACGGTCTGGGGTTGTCCTGTTGCCACGCCGGCCTGGGTCGGGAAGATTCTTTCCAAAGACTTTTCCCAGGCAGCCTGGGCATCACATAGAGGAATATCCTGTCCGTTCACGGTAAGAACAGGGTTGGCCTGTGTATAACCCAGGCAGCGGAACGGTACTTCACCAAAGATATCCTTTAGCTCCACGCCGGGCGCCATTTCCAATAAAATGGAGCCGTAATCGGAAGCAAACAGTTCCTCTGACGTAAACGTACCGTCAAAGCAAACGCCAATCCGGTTGCCAAAGGCCATTTTGCTGATGGCTGCCGCCACTCCACCGTAGCGTACAGTGTGTGTTGCCAGAACTTTTCCCTGCTGGATTAGGTCATGAATCTTGCTGTAATTGGTCTCCAGTGCAGCAAAGTCAGGCAACTGCCGTTCGTCCCGCGGCAGGGAAACCAGCAATACCGGATTGCCGGCAGCTTTAAATTCCTGGGAGACGATATTCTGTGCCTTAGCCACATCCACAGCAAAGGCGACCAGTGTAGGCGGCACCTGCAGGTCCTTGAAGGTGCCTGACATGCTGTCCTTGCCGCCGATGGCCGGAATGCCCAGCCGCTTTTGGGCGTAATAGGCACCCAGCAAGGCGCTGAATGGTTTGCCCCATTTGGCAGGGTCGTTGCCAAGCTTCTCAAAATACTCCTGCAGCGTCAGACGGATAGCCCGGTAGTCACCGCCCAGGGCAACCATCTTCGCCACCGCTTCGATGACGGCGTACAGCGCGCCATGGAAGGGACTCCAACTGGAAAGCTGCGGGTTATAGCCATAGGTCATGAGGGTGGCCGTGCTGGTTTCGCCGTCCAGCACGGGAATTTTCGCCGCCATGCCTTCAGTCGGCGTAGCCTGATAGGTACCGCCAAAGGGCATCAGAACAGTGCCGGCACCGATGGTGCTGTCAAAGCGTTCAACCAGACCTTTTTGGCTGCAGACATTCAGATCGGCCAGCATAGCCAGCCAGGCCTGCCGCAAATCACCTTTTTGCGCAAGCACAGGCTGCGGCAGGTGCTTGAAGTAGTCTGAGCCGCTATCCGGCGCGGCTACCTTCACCTGGGTATATTGGGTTACCCCATTTGTATTTAAGAAATCCCGGCTGAGGTCAACAATGGTTTTGCCACGCCAGGCCATTTGCAGACGATGCTTGTCGGTCACCGTTGCCACCACACTGGCTTCCAGGTTTTCCGCGTCAGCATACCGGCAGAAAGTATCCACATGTTTTGCCGCCACGACCACGGCCATCCGTTCCTGCGACTCGGAAATGGCTAATTCGGTGCCGTCCAGTCCTTCATATTTCTTGGGAACAGCGTCGAGGTTGACGGCAAGACCGTCAGTCAGTTCACCGATAGCCACCGAAACACCGCCGGCGCCAAAGTCGTTACAGCGTTTGATCAACGTGCTGACTTCGGGGTTTCTAAACAGTCGTTGCAGTTTTCGTTCGGTCGGGGCATTCCCCTTTTGCACTTCGGCACCGCAACTGGCTAGTGATTCCTCGGTGTGCTCCTTGGAGGAGCCGGTAGCGCCGCCGCAGCCGTCCCGGCCGGTCCGGCCGCCCAGCAGGATAATGACATCACCGGGCTGCGGCTGTTCCCGGACGACGTTGCGTTTCGGCGCAGCCGCAATGACAGCGCCAATTTCCATTCGTTTGGCAATAAAGCCTTCGTCGTAGACTTCCGCTACCTGGCCGGTTGCCAGGCCAATCTGGTTACCATAAGAGCTATAACCGGCCGCCGCGCCGAGGGTAATCTTACGCTGGGGCAGTTTGCCCGGCAGCGTGCCGGCAATGCCGGTGCGGGGATCACCGCTGCCGGTAACCCGCATGGCCTGGTACACATAGGAACGGCCCGACAGGGGATCACGGATGGCGCCGCCCAGACAGGTGGCCGCACCGCCGAAGGGTTCGATTTCCGTCGGATGGTTATGGGTTTCGTTTTTAAACATCACCAGCCAGTCTTCCGTCCGGCCATCCACATCGACCGGCACGACAATACTGCAGGCATTGATTTCGTCCGATTCGTCCAAGTCGGCCAACTTGCCGCTCCGTTTCAGCTCGCGCATGCCCATCAGTGCGATATCCATCAGGGACATCGCCCGTGGGGCATCACCGTAGACGGTTTGCCGGGCGCGGCGGTATTCGGCAAAGGCGTCCGCCACCGGCTGGCTGTAAGGGCCATATTCCATTTCGACCTGTTCAATATTGGTCAAGAAGGTGGTATGGCGGCAATGATCGGACCAATAGGTGTCAATGACTTTCAGCTCGGTAATGGTTGGGTCCCGGTGCTCGGTATCGCGGAAATAGCCTTGGCAAAAGGCCAGGTCAGCCAAGCTCATGGCCAGTCCCATATCGGCCATCATCGCCTTCAGCTCATCCTCCGTTTTACCAATGAAGCCGGTCAAAACAGCCACATCGTCCGGTATGGTTGCCGGTACATCCAGGCTGTCCGGTTTAGTAAGCTGCGCTTCCCGTGATTCGACCGGATTGATGCAGTAGGCTTTGATGCGCGCCAACTCGTCCGGCGAAACAGCCCCCTGCAGAATGACCACCTTGGCTGAAGCCACCGCCGGCCGCTCTTTCTGGGTAAGCATCTGAACACACTGCGCCGCCGAATCGGCCCGCTGATCGTACTGACCAGGCAAATATTCCATGGCAAACAAACTGTCACCGGCTGTAGCGGGCAGTTCCTCATCATATACATCATCCACTGTCGGTTCGGAGAAGATGGTATTCCGGGCCAAGGTGTATTCTTGTTCGGTCAGGCCGGCCAAATCATAACGGTGAATCAGTCTGACCCCGGTCAGGCCGCCAATTCCCAGATTTTCCTTCAAATCATGATATAGACTTTGCGCTTCCACCGCAAAGGGCTTTCGCTTTTCCACATACATTCGTTTGACAGCTTGCGTCATTGGGTCGCCTCCATTTTATTTAATATATGGCAGAAAGAACACGTTTTTTTATTGCTTTTACTATGTTAACCAAAGAGTGGCGTAAGCATAAGAACAGACGGCAGCGTTCCCGCAGGCCCGCCGGAGCAATATCGATAAAAAACGGCCATAGGTATAAATTTTTATAATTATTCTGCAGAAGACGGGATTATCCTGCAAGAAATGCCGCATTTCACCCCGGCCGGCAACAGTGTTCCGCCAGCTTTGGACAAACTATCCGAAACGTCTACTGACGGCGGCTTTTGTGAAGTATTCCGTTAACTTGGAGATATAAAAATAAACATGCGCCTTAAAGAAGCCTAAGGCGCATGTTTATTTTATATTAAGCAGGCGAAACGATGCCGACCAGCAGTTCCACAGTACCGAACCGAACGGTGAGCGGAATCCGATATCCCTTGATATTGGCGGTATCCGCCCCTTGTATGACGGACGGGAAATGCAGATCCAGCTCCACCCCTTTATCGGAGGCATTTACACAGAAAATTCCGTTAACCAGATTCACGAATTCGGCAATGCTGTCCCGGGCCAGTTCATCCACGCTGCTGAGCGGTTCCTGACTGTAGCGGCGGGCAATTTCCAACAGGCAGTCTTCTTTTAAAATCAAGCCGGTCACCATATCGCTTTGGCAGCGAATCACCTGGGTGGCAACCCAGTCGGACGGGGCCACCTCACCCAGTACGGCTTCCGCGCCGGCAATGGGCACTTCGTCGAGAAAGCGGATGATATTACGCATAAATAAGGCCGTATAATCCAGGAAAAGAGCTTTGTTGTCCCCGGCTCCGGCAAGTTGCAGGATGCCTTCCAGCATCGTACTGTCCACCTGGGCGCCGTCTTTGTCCGAGGTCAGCTTATTTTCCTGATTGTAGTTGGCCATGGCGCTTTCCAGTTCGGCCAGGCTCAAATAGCCTTGATCGATAATGGCCTGGCTCAGGTTCAGCTGCTTGGAGCTTTGCTTGCTTAGCAGTTCATCGAGCTGCTCTACCGTAAGATATTGTTTTTCGATGGCGATTTCACCAAACCGCTTGTCCCTGCTGCGCTGCAATTCGTGAATCTCTTCCACCTGATCAGCGGTAAGCATGCCCGCATTCATTGCCAAGACGCCCAGTTTGACCCGCACCGACTGTTCCAGTGTCAGGCACTCCGATAATTGAGCAGTAGTCAGTAAGCCTTTGTTGAGTAAATATTGACCAAAAAATTGACTAAACATCGTCATTCAGTCCCCTCTTTATTTCGATATCTTGGCAATAGCCTTGGCAATTTGCTCAACGCTATAAGGTTTTTGTATGAAGTCCATGGCACCGCCCTTAAGCGCCTCAATCAGCTTGCTTGAGGTTCCTGCCGAAGACAGCATAATCACCTTAGCTTCCGGATCCTGTTCCCGCAGACGCTGCAAAGCCGTCAAGCCGTCCGCTTCGGGCATGACGATATCCAGGAAAACCAGATCGGGCTTGTTGTATTTATACACATCGACAACCATTTTCCCGTCTGAAGCTTCTATCACCTCGCAATCCATCTCTGCCAGGATATCCCGCAGTTTTTTTCGAACCAGAAGGGAGTCATCACAAATTAACACTTTGACTTTGTTTGTTGCTGCCATAGAAAGAGCCCTCCTCCTCCCGCCCGCCAGGCGGCTTCCTTTTTCATTTAATGATTTAGTTACTTGCTAATATGTATGCTGTTTCTACACATTCTTCATGAATCCTGTCGAGGCAATAGAAAATTAACAAAATCCTAGAAAAAAGAGACCGCCTGCAGGCAGCCTCTTCTTTACCGGTATCACCGGGAAATTAGATCAGTTTCATATCCTTTAATACATTGTTCATATTGTGAACGGCTTCGGCGCTCTTATTGAAGGCAGCCTGTTCTTCGGCGTTCAGTTTGTAATCCACAATGGATTCCCAGCCGTCTTTACCCAGAACAACCGGTACGCCCATGCAAATATCGCTTTGGCCGTATTCGCCGTCCAAAGCTACGCAGCAAGGGAAAATTTTCTTTTCGTCAAGCACGATGGCTTTAACCAAAGCGCCGCAGGATGCGCCGGGAGCATACCAGGCGGAAGTACCTAACAGCTTAGTCAGCGTAGCGCCGCCTACCATGGTGTCGGCAGCCACTTTCTGCAAGGTTTCGGCGTCCAGCAAAGTGGAGATCGGAATACCCTGATAAGTAGCGAAACGGGTCAGCGGGATCATCGTAGTGTCACCGTGTCCGCCGATAACAAAACCTTGGATATCGGTAGCCGGACGGTCAAGTGCCTGGCTCAGATAATATTTGAAACGGGAGCTGTCGAGAATGCCGCCCATGCCAATTACGCGGTTTTTCGGCAGGCCCAGTGCTTTATACGCCAAATAGGTCATAGTATCCATCGGATTGCTGATTACGATGATAATAGCGTCAGGCGAATATTTCAGAATATTGTCGGCTACACCTTTTACAATACCGGCGTTAGTACCGATCAGGTCTTCACGGGTCATGCCGGGTTTACGGGGAATGCCGGAAGTAATTACCACTACGCCCGACCCAGCGGTTTTGCTGTAATCGCTAGTACTGCCAATTACTCTGGTGTTGAAGCCCAGGGTGGTAGCGGTTTGCATAATATCCATGGCTTTGCCTTCAGCTACGCCTTCTTTGATGTCCAATAGAACAAGCTCGCTGGCTAATCCCTGCTGTACAATGACGTTTGCACATGTTGCGCCTACGTTACCTGCACCAACTACAGTAATTTTCATGTTGTCATCATCCTCCTAAAGTTTGTACCCTAAGGGTTGTACCTTTTACATGTAAATTATACATCGTTTTCTAGTATTTATCATCATATTTATCGCAAAGAATGTGAAAAAAGTTACATGTGTTAATGCTCCCCAAACTCTGAAACTGTCATTTCTTCACGGGTCTTTCCCGTAAGGCTTCATTGCCGTCGGCTTACCGATGCCCTGTATTTCAAAAAATTTAGTGAAGTATGGCATTAAAAATGCCGTCAGGGAGAGTATCGGATAGTTTAAAGACACGCCCTGGGGTTTTAAAATGACGTCAACCGGGCATCATGCTATAATAAAGAGAGTTTATCTTTTGTTCTACGAGGTTTCTTATGGTTACACCTTCTGTCCGGATTCGCGAGATCGACTTGCTGCGGGCCTTGGCTATTGTACTGATGACCCTGTTTCACGCCATTTTTGACGCGGCGGAATTTTACGATGCCGATATAAGCTATACCAGCGGCATGTGGTATTATATCGGCAAGTTTTCGGCCATCCTGTTCCTGCTGACCTCGGGCATCAGCGTCACCTTAGGCTCCCATAGCCTGGAACGGGGGCTGACTGTACTGGCAGCCGGCCTGCTGGTCATCGCCGCTACCTATTGGTTTAGCCCTGCCAGCTTTGTCATTTTCGGTATCCTGCAGCTCATCGGGACAAGCATGCTGACCTATCCGCTGTTGCGGCGGCTTTCCTGCCCGCTCCTTGCGCTGCTGGCCAGCGCTACCTGGCTGGCCGGCCTCAGCCTGCAGGGCATAACCACCGGCAGTCTTTATCTGCTGCCGTTTGGTGTCACACCGCCGTTCTTTGCCTCGCTGGACTATTATCCCCTGCTGCCCTGGTATGGCTTTTTTGTGGCCGGCGTACTGCTGGGCAAAGTCTGCTATCCGGCGCGGCAGCCGTTGTTTCCCAACTTGCCGGATCAGCACCTGCTGACCGGTCTGGAGTGGCTGGGACGTCATTCGCTCCTTACCTATTTGGTCCACCAGCCGGTTCTGCTACTCCTGTTTGCCATCTTTATGCCGCTCCTTTAAATCGGATGGGTTAATAGTCTTTCCTGCCTTGCCGACCTTTATGTAATGAGGTGACCGCTTGATGTATACACTGTTTTTCCGGTCCCGTTTCCTGCTGCTTTATATCTGCTGTTTACTGCTTGCGCTGTTTACGCCGCTGGCTGCCCTGGCCGAGCCGGCCGGCACTCTTTACGTGATCAACGGCCTAACCGGCGGCGAGGACACCAGCCAGCCCGGCGACGATGTGAAAAAAATCGAGCCTTTCAGCGACAGCCTTTATCAATATACCGATTTTGCCAATGGCTTCAGCCTGCGTTATCCCTCCGGCATGATCGCCGACGCTTCCCTTTCGGCCGTTCGCACCCTCTTTACCGACGGCCAGACCGAGATCCTGGTGTTTTATGATTCGCTTGCGGACAAGCAGTCCTCAGCCGCCGAACTGATCGAATACGGCAACCGCTTCCGCTACAACACGGCTGACCACCAAATCGAAACCGATAAAACCCTGTACATAAACGGACGCCAGGTTCATCTGCTCAAATGGACCCGCCGCCGTTTATCCCGCATCACCGGTGACAAGAATCATTATGTTTCGGCGGAAATCGTAAAAAACCCTTACGAGGTGTATACCTTGTTCATCAAGTCGGCCAAGCCGATTGAAAATGAGCTGGAACTCATCCGGAGCGTCTCGCTGTTCCCGCCCCAGGGGCACCCCGGTATCTATATGCGGCACAGCGCTTCCACCACTCCCCTGAACGAGGAAACCCGCGCCTTCCTGCGCACCTATTTCGCCCCGGACAGTTCCTTTCATTGGGGTGTGTTTGAACCCAGCGCCCCTT is part of the Propionispora hippei DSM 15287 genome and encodes:
- a CDS encoding TetR/AcrR family transcriptional regulator, producing the protein MHDLKGKILAAAKRRFSRFGFQKTTVDEICRDCQISKKTLYQHFSSKNELFQILSATEIERVRQSLLAQVQAQANQSPLQQLTQLLQAMIVYWHDDQFIMTILKDNDPLFPAFRTDFDYQAMLEKAMLPLIARIISNGKSLHHFRDVDEAVVSPIILKLVQMIISSKDLGFATLSKADFYAALLTDLLINGLTEKQSSN
- a CDS encoding TrkA C-terminal domain-containing protein, with product MQLPMDQYGLEKERLLQEFNRIRTFSIDMAEIPVCAASVLAGQSLQQAWTKGDLTLLPVAIYRNNRFLLIALHKERLHPGDTLLVFGQLSSIQELKRLAAPTSAYG
- a CDS encoding Dabb family protein, producing MITHIVALKLNDTGKESIDALKNRLLGMKGQIKYLRNITIGVDFVRAPISYDIVMIAHFDSKEDLDAYISHPAHVEVGKYIEEIRAQVVAIDFEA
- a CDS encoding LysR family transcriptional regulator, whose translation is MDIKQLKAFVTVATLNSFTRAAGQLGYVQSSITSQVQLLEKELGVSLFERLGKKISLTAEGEEFLMHARQMINLWERAKGSVSASELPKGKLIVGAHESICTFFLPEILHEYNRRYPDVQLAIKMGSWCDFESALRENQIDVAILIDRSLSVPEFVVDKERSAPFAFLTSSEHPLAGKEHVYAEDVAEYPLLMTGEGCSWRALFQRALENTGASLQLMSEGGSIQTLKCLSAFGLGVTLLPLFAVEDEVRSNQLKKLNFRGLDLNLLIQVVYHKDKWVSSALAAFLEICKEKW
- a CDS encoding phosphoribosylformylglycinamidine synthase translates to MTQAVKRMYVEKRKPFAVEAQSLYHDLKENLGIGGLTGVRLIHRYDLAGLTEQEYTLARNTIFSEPTVDDVYDEELPATAGDSLFAMEYLPGQYDQRADSAAQCVQMLTQKERPAVASAKVVILQGAVSPDELARIKAYCINPVESREAQLTKPDSLDVPATIPDDVAVLTGFIGKTEDELKAMMADMGLAMSLADLAFCQGYFRDTEHRDPTITELKVIDTYWSDHCRHTTFLTNIEQVEMEYGPYSQPVADAFAEYRRARQTVYGDAPRAMSLMDIALMGMRELKRSGKLADLDESDEINACSIVVPVDVDGRTEDWLVMFKNETHNHPTEIEPFGGAATCLGGAIRDPLSGRSYVYQAMRVTGSGDPRTGIAGTLPGKLPQRKITLGAAAGYSSYGNQIGLATGQVAEVYDEGFIAKRMEIGAVIAAAPKRNVVREQPQPGDVIILLGGRTGRDGCGGATGSSKEHTEESLASCGAEVQKGNAPTERKLQRLFRNPEVSTLIKRCNDFGAGGVSVAIGELTDGLAVNLDAVPKKYEGLDGTELAISESQERMAVVVAAKHVDTFCRYADAENLEASVVATVTDKHRLQMAWRGKTIVDLSRDFLNTNGVTQYTQVKVAAPDSGSDYFKHLPQPVLAQKGDLRQAWLAMLADLNVCSQKGLVERFDSTIGAGTVLMPFGGTYQATPTEGMAAKIPVLDGETSTATLMTYGYNPQLSSWSPFHGALYAVIEAVAKMVALGGDYRAIRLTLQEYFEKLGNDPAKWGKPFSALLGAYYAQKRLGIPAIGGKDSMSGTFKDLQVPPTLVAFAVDVAKAQNIVSQEFKAAGNPVLLVSLPRDERQLPDFAALETNYSKIHDLIQQGKVLATHTVRYGGVAAAISKMAFGNRIGVCFDGTFTSEELFASDYGSILLEMAPGVELKDIFGEVPFRCLGYTQANPVLTVNGQDIPLCDAQAAWEKSLERIFPTQAGVATGQPQTVAFTGRNSRKPAVRIAKPRVFIPVFPGTNCEYDSARAFAQAGSLPQTLVIRNLTPSAVEEAIAATVDAISQSQIIMLPGGFSAGDEPDGSGKFIATLFRNPRVREAVTELLQKRDGLMLGICNGFQALIKLGLVPYGEIRDLTPDCPTLTYNTLGRHISCLSKTKVVSNLSPWFSRVEVGDIHTVAMSHGEGRFVASPAMISQLIQQGQIATQYVDFDGNPSMDISHNPNGSVEAVEGITSPDGRILGKMGHSERTGEQIAKNVPGNKDQQIFQAGINYFN
- a CDS encoding response regulator, which produces MAATNKVKVLICDDSLLVRKKLRDILAEMDCEVIEASDGKMVVDVYKYNKPDLVFLDIVMPEADGLTALQRLREQDPEAKVIMLSSAGTSSKLIEALKGGAMDFIQKPYSVEQIAKAIAKISK
- the mdh gene encoding malate dehydrogenase; this encodes MKITVVGAGNVGATCANVIVQQGLASELVLLDIKEGVAEGKAMDIMQTATTLGFNTRVIGSTSDYSKTAGSGVVVITSGIPRKPGMTREDLIGTNAGIVKGVADNILKYSPDAIIIVISNPMDTMTYLAYKALGLPKNRVIGMGGILDSSRFKYYLSQALDRPATDIQGFVIGGHGDTTMIPLTRFATYQGIPISTLLDAETLQKVAADTMVGGATLTKLLGTSAWYAPGASCGALVKAIVLDEKKIFPCCVALDGEYGQSDICMGVPVVLGKDGWESIVDYKLNAEEQAAFNKSAEAVHNMNNVLKDMKLI